Proteins found in one Quercus robur chromosome 2, dhQueRobu3.1, whole genome shotgun sequence genomic segment:
- the LOC126712299 gene encoding mitogen-activated protein kinase homolog NTF3, which translates to MATPVEPPNGVRSQGKHYYSMWQTLFEIDTKYVPIKPIGRGAYGIVCSSVNRETNEKVAIKKINNVFENRVDALRTLRELKLLRHLRHENVIALKDVMMPVHRRSFKDVYLVSELMDTDLHQIIKSSQSLSNDHCQYFLFQLLRGLKYLHSANILHRDLKPGNLLINANCDLKICDFGLARTSNVKGQFMTEYVVTRWYRAPELLLCCDNYGTSIDVWSVGCIFAELLGRKSIFPGTECLNQLKLIINILGSQRDEDLEFIDNPKAKRYIKVLPYSPGTPFSRLYPNAHPLAIDLLQKMLVFDPSKRISVTEALQHPYMSPLYDPSSNPPAQVPIDLDIDEDLGENMIREMMWKEILHYHPEAATANAEVSS; encoded by the exons ATGGCAACACCGGTTGAGCCACCGAATGGGGTTAGATCTCAAGGAAAACACTACTATTCGATGTGGCAAACGTTGTTTGAGATTGATACGAAGTACGTGCCCATAAAGCCGATTGGTCGTGGGGCTTATGGGATTGTGTGTTCTTCGGTGAACAGAGAGACCAATGAGAAAGTAGCgatcaagaaaataaacaatGTGTTCGAGAATCGCGTGGATGCACTGAGAACTCTGCGTGAGCTGAAGCTTCTTCGGCATCTTCGACACGAGAATGTCATTGCTTTGAAAGATGTCATGATGCCTGTGCATAGGAGAAGCTTCAAGGATGTGTATTTGGTGTCTGAGCTCATGGACACGGATCTGCATCAGATTATCAAGTCGTCACAGTCACTCAGCAATGATCACTGCCAGTATTTCCTCTTTCAG TTGCTTCGTGGATTGAAATATCTCCACTCTGCAAACATCCTTCACCGTGACTTGAAGCCTGGGAATCTTCTCATCAATGCAAACTGTGACCTAAAAATATGTGATTTTGGGCTAGCACGTACTAGCAATGTGAAGGGCCAGTTCATGACCGAGTATGTTGTAACTCGCTGGTACCGAGCCCCAGAGCTGCTCCTCTGCTGTGACAACTATGGGACATCCATTGATGTGTGGTCTGTCGGCTGCATTTTTGCTGAGCTTCTTGGCCGAAAATCAATCTTTCCTGGCACAGAATGTCTCAATCAACTTAAACTGATCATCAACATCCTTGGTAGCCAGAGAGATGAGGATCTTGAATTTATAGACAATCCAAAAGCAAAGAGATACATTAAGGTACTTCCATACTCTCCTGGGACCCCCTTTTCCCGTCTTTATCCCAATGCCCATCCCCTGGCTATTGATCTTCTGCAAAAAATGCTTGTATTTGATCCATCAAAGAGGATAAGTGTTACAGAAGCTCTGCAACACCCTTACATGTCCCCACTGTATGATCCCAGCTCCAATCCTCCCGCCCAGGTCCCCATTGATCTTGACATAGATGAAGATTTAGGGGAAAATATGATAAGGGAGATGATGTGGAAGGAAATACTCCATTACCATCCTGAAGCGGCTACAGCTAATGCAGAGGTCAGTTCCTAG